TTTCAGACAAGGAATCGCAAATTTGCacgaaaaattttgggttatcTGAACCCGACTTGATTGATTCTGCAAATTTCAGGCTCGGGTCAGATTCGGATCGAACCAATTCGGTTGAAGTTCGGCTTGAATATGAAATCTTAGTTCCGGTTGAAATTAGGTTCGGGTTCCGGTAAGCATTACTAGTTTGGCATAACCGATCTTCCAatagaaatttaattcaaaccAATCGAACCTATGACAAGTATGAAACAGACTGAAAAAATCTTCCTTCATTTCAATATCGACTACTCAACTGCACTACCACCACTGGTggaaaaaattagatttttttttttaaatcgattcGAATGGACTTTTCCATCAGCGATCGCCGCTTACGAAAACATATGAAGTTGTCCAATCAGTTCCCTTGCCAATTACCGCACAATCAGCTTAACTAAATGTCAACACCTTTCCAGGGTCTCTTCAAATTCGGCCTGTACGAATACTTCAAAGTCTACTACGGCAATGTCATTGGCGACGAAAATGCGTTCCTTTACCGCACCACTTTGTATTTGGCTGCATCGGCATCGGCCGAATTCTTCGCCGACATTGCATTGGCTCCATTCGAAGCAGCCAAGGTCAAGATTCAAACCACTGCTGGCTTTGCCAACACTTTACGCGAAGCTGCACCAAAGATGTATGCCGATGAGGGAGTGACTGCTTTCTACAAGGGCTTGGTACCGTTGTGGATGCGACAGATTCCATACACCATGATGAAGTTTGCCTGTTTCGAACGTACCGTCGAATTGTTGTACAAGTAAGTGTGCGTCCGCTTCGAAATGCGGATATTGTTTGCACAGTCGCAAAACGACGGAACGATCTCTAACTGCCATTTTCGTTACCCACAGACATGTCGTACCGAAACCTCGTGCCGACTGCAGCAAAGGCGAACAATTGGTGGTTACATTTGCCGCTGGTTACATTGCCGGTGTTTTCTGTGCTATCGTTTCGCATCCAGCTGACGTTGTCGTATCTAAGTTGAACCAGGCTAAGGGAGCGTCCGCCTTCACGGTGGCAAAGAATTTGGGCTTCTTCGGTATGTGGAACGGTTTGGTTCCGCGTATCATTATGATCGGTACACTGACCGCACTGCAGTGGTTCATCTATGACGGTGTTAAGGTCGGTTTCGGTATTCCACGTCCACCACCACCAGAGATGCCAGCATCACTCAAAGCGAAATTGGAAGCCGGCAATTAAAGTTGGATGGAGAAGAAACAACGTTGCGATGATGTGAGGCGGGAAAGTGACTGTTAGAGCAATTTCAACTTATTACACAACACACTACAGACACacgtttatttattgaaaaaccaaaagaaagagaaaattcatcagacaaaatcaattgaaaagttCGGCAAACCGTTAACGGAAATTTAACTAATTTAGGTCGCGCAGGCTTACGTAACTAGAAGAATCGAAAGATTGAAAGAGAAGGATGGAGAGGGAGAGGGagcatttaatttaatttcacaaaGCAAACGAAAAACTTTCTTAGGTTCGTCGTAGCAATTTACCGTTTAATTTAATGTCTAGCCAAATTACACTCAACTTCAGTCTATTCCGTAAaatacgaaacaaaaaaaaaattattttatttttctttgcttgTAACATTCTGTAACATTCTGTCAAAATATGAGAAGCATTtctttctatttattttatgatttttattaCAAACGCAAACAGGTCAATTGtattattttgttgatgagaaaatatagaaaagaGAAATAAGCGAAAATAAACTCAGATCataatttaaacgaaatcGGCATTTTTACTTTGGACGTTTCGTCCATTTTCCAAAAAGAGAATTTTCGACACAACGACGGAAGAGCATCGCTTTTATCACTCTTCGATCGACTGGTCGATAAATGaataatcagtcaaaaaccccttaaagggtaaatgtgacgcaagtcctttatcttactcaGGCCCGTAGCTACGGCTGGGGTGGGCACGTCTGAGCCCACCCTGGCGaatgagaaaaataataaagttgggaaaaatttaaaagaagttAACAGTCTTAGTACAGAATGTGGATTTTATCATTGTTGCTTTCGTAACCTCAGCAGCTAAAATCCTTTAGTATAGTACAAAAGTACTCATAAAATACCTCCAAGACTCAAGACCAAAAACTTACCTGAATTCAATAACTAATAATGATGGAAATTTAGTCTTGACGAGTGTACGATACTAAAGTTTTGAACAAATATGATGAAGTCGCCTAAAAAAGTAGAATACTCAAAATAGCAATCACTGCTAAAATGTATGATTTAACAATGTTgaatcaacatttcaaaaagCGAAGAATTGATACTCCATTAGTTTAAGTTTAGtacacaaaatttagtttaggATTCCTagatgtttgcaaaaattatcattaacgaaaaatttggaaatgatttttaccacggcagagtaaaattaaccaggcaggagcggttcatttttgaaacgtctaATAAGGAACCTAATAcactgtttgaaaattaactcaaatgaaaactgacataaattgaaaaattttattcgccaAACACAAAGATAATACAGGTctctagtcaaatcaagcgctcgtgcctggtttactttactctgccgtgttttTACGAGACAgggaattttctttaatataaGGTATTTGACCGATAGTTGGGagtatcgaaatattttcaatttcgaagagcaaatatcacttttacagtaattaattaattttaaatagatttttgcTTGCATTCAATGTTGTCAGTACATTGAGACTTACGTTATGGTGTCTATGGCTTGTggtatttcatataaaatcgaCAGACCAATAGTTGGAAACGTCATAGTACAAATTACGGGCTTCGTGGACCGTCATTGGgataattttttcaacatgTAAATTTCCTTAAGCATCTCACGATAGCACTCGCAACTCTCGGTTAAATACCTATATCACCTTGCACTAAaacttcatcaaaattcatttaatgacATTTTGAGTAGGTCGACTTACCCACATATTTAAGATCGTAAAGAATATAAGCCAGATAGCGAATAGGACaagtttgatatttttggaatatCTATGAGATATAGTAGCAATTGTAGCAATTGAAACTATAACCAATGATAGGTAGACATGGCTAGGAATCTTCCCGATGGTGATAAAATGAACAAGGTCAAGATGTTAAAATAAGTGCTAATTGTTGCATATAATTGTTCGCCAGATCAGAGGCCACCAGTACGtagattaattaatttaactttcaattaaactttccatacattttctttaaaaaaatctctggaACGTGGGCACccaaaagaactttttttttaatttttcgaaaaaactggaaaaactACATCGCAGTGTTTTGATATGTTAATTTAGTAGCGCAGgccttcattttatttaagccaataaaatgaaaaatcgtagGGTGATCATTgacaaaacactaaatttgTACTTTGATGCCTCATCCTGACTCACAGTTACAACCTTTACGAACAGAcgatatttttattagaaaCGTATATCAATTAGGTTccaaacaaagttttttatttttcttcgatgcagaacattattataagatactttgcctcgtattatatgccaaaaaaatgtttacttttttttataagccATTTtgaaaacccaaaaaataacgaaaaaaacgaattgacgaaacgaaatacactccggagtgtattccgattcgaattttcatgattttttgcgTGTTCAAAgtgttctataaaaaaaattaaacatttttttggcatataatacgaagcaaagtatcttataataatgttctgcaccaaagaaaaaaaaaattgtttggaacctaattctctacaaactaccaGTAGATCAAAATCGACCTGGTCACTTAATTCTGgtgtattatttttttttaattcatgattttgaaatttccaaattttccgaGGGTCGGCCCGAGCCCTCttgtttaaaggaaaaattcttttacgaAGTGACCACctccgattcaaaaaaaattttcacctgGAGGATAGAcgtctgaaaaaaattgtatctaCCGTGGTTTTATTAAgtagtttccaaaaaaatcGCCTGCGGCGCACTTCACATTataagtatttttaattacaaacaaagaaaaattgtatcgGGCTTGAGCCCACCCTGAGATTTCGCTCTAGCTACGGGCCtgatcttacttacaaaacaactgatatcgctgagggtgacgcattgtgcgccgtacgcaaaagtcTTATCCacaaaaagttttacaaaaagaaatttgcgtcacaagtggcagatgttgaggaaattattgttagaaaaatggttgaaaaatgtactgaaagaatttacacggaagaaagccgtcacatttaccctttaaggggtttttgactgatatcaatacttttgtaagttttaagGTTAAAGCGCCAgttattttttaagttttttttaaagacgaAGAAAGCATTTTTATATGTCCCGTAACACAAAAGATAATACCAAAACCACATTTGAAACAGGAAAATCCACCTACCCGACAATTTCATATATGCCACTGTTTTCTGCTTCTAAAACACTGAGACTTTGTCGAAGACACCGATTCTCCATCTgccaaacatttcaaaaaaaagtctaaaaacataaaattgaaacacttttccagTTTTGGTCATTTCGTCcgtattctactcccaaaactctgagaTTTTGCCGAAGACACCAATCCTCCATCTACCTGGCCAACAGATAGCTCTAAAAACCTaattgaaacagaaaattccAACTTCGCGACATTTCTCTCCAATACCGTCcaattctactcccaaaactctgagactttgccgaagaaaccaaccttcCATCAAATACAGTTCCCgagataaatctaaaaactgataatggccaaatttttccagtttttgtacatactgccctattctactcccaaaactctaagacctTTCCGAAGCAACCAACCCtccatctgccacagttccCTAGATACGTCTAAATACTgatagtgaccaaattttcacagtttttgtacatactgccctattctactcccaaaactctaagactttgccgaagaaaccaaccttccatctgccacagttcccgagataagtctaaaaactgaaagtgaccaaatttttcccgctgcccaacatacaccgaaAATGACTAAactttttccagctgcccaaccatacCACGATTTTAGAAACCAacctagtggaagttaataATACTCGACAGGCTAATGCTAGTAAAACTGCTTAGTAGATCCTATTTCCTTGATTTATGTACTTAGTTGTACTGAATCTATGGGAATTTAATCTGAAGTATTTGGTTCAGCTTTGGACGttgaattcatttatttatcatttttccacaccatttccaacaagaaacatcccaaaacaacaccCATGACCATCCATTTCATGcaccaaaatatacaacacatACACATGCAAAATGGCTTTTATATGTATGTagactttggggagctccagctcccaagatatgagttttttccaacttttgaaaattccattcttatttttgggccaatATTAGCCTTTTAgcaaaaatttcaggaaaatctatagaaacgtttaggagttcctggatccacttttccatgggaactaactaactaactaacgtaggcgatttgcattatctgaaaaaacgaaattttgcttattttcatacaaaaaacatagctaacgccgacccgtacgaaacacctattcgtatcaaaagcctttaatgtgaaactcttcatttcttttacttcattctctactgaaaagctattctccctttaaaatcagttacattatccactctttgccttgttatcatatacaactaaattgccggaggcaatatagacagccccgtacgaagacaaatttcataaattcctatttaaacagctatataccgctatatttacctatatttcactataaataaacatttcacagaggaatatgctattatatagctctatatagctgtatataggtatatatagatgtccatatatggaatgcctgaagcacccgacacacataacaaattatttccatgttaacagaaactctctaagtaccatttttcccaagatatatcacttttaataaaatccaatatggccgccggcagccattttgttaggagaccggaaatagtaccgacgctttacattagttaatacctttcaaacaaaaaaaaattcatgaaattcggtcaaaatttactcgagatattgtcaaaatacaccacgttcactgtacttccgagtagccagataagagctcactccaagagacctagctcacgctccggagaacataatttcataaaactttttttccctgattggtacggtcaatacctatctaataaagctaaaacagacgaaatatgttcaaatgtggccgacctacaagcaaaaactgcttgccgccctgtgcctgttccacaccaaggggtctaactcacgagtcg
This DNA window, taken from Bradysia coprophila strain Holo2 unplaced genomic scaffold, BU_Bcop_v1 contig_151, whole genome shotgun sequence, encodes the following:
- the LOC119074392 gene encoding phosphate carrier protein, mitochondrial-like → MLFSSLIESARQSPFKGPFSRAECESSSTSNQLVPGRNIAAAATASGDSCEFGSTKYFLLCGLGGIISCGSTHTLLTPLDLVKCRLQVDQAKYKNLIHGFKVTLAEDGSRGLAKGWAPTAFGYSAQGLFKFGLYEYFKVYYGNVIGDENAFLYRTTLYLAASASAEFFADIALAPFEAAKVKIQTTAGFANTLREAAPKMYADEGVTAFYKGLVPLWMRQIPYTMMKFACFERTVELLYKHVVPKPRADCSKGEQLVVTFAAGYIAGVFCAIVSHPADVVVSKLNQAKGASAFTVAKNLGFFGMWNGLVPRIIMIGTLTALQWFIYDGVKVGFGIPRPPPPEMPASLKAKLEAGN